The genomic DNA CCACGTGGAAAAAATGCGCCCACATTATCGACGGCCAGGCGGAGATGGGCGGCCAGGAGCACGTCTATCTTGAGACGCAAGGCGCCTATGCCTACATGCTGGAGAATGGAGCCATCAAGATCCATTCCTCCACGCAAGCGACAAAATATGTGCAGGTCGGAGCGGCCAGGGTTCTGGGCATTCCCATGCATAAAATCGAAGTGGATACCAATCGCATCGGCGGCGGCTTCGGCGGCAAGGAAGACCAGGCGACGCCCTGGGCAGCCATGACCGCCCTGGCGGCTTACACTCTTAAAAAACCGGTGAAACTGATCCTGGAGCGGGCCGATGACTTCACCATGACCGGAAAACGGCACCCGTACTCTTTTGATTTTAAATTGGGCCTCAGCAAAGATCTCAAAATTCTCTGCTACCAGGTCGAAGGTTTTCAAAATGCCGGCGCGGCCGCGGATGTCTCGCCGGCAGTGATGGAGCGGACGCTCTTTCACGGATCGGGCAGTTACCATATTCCAAACGCGAAAATCACCTGCCACTCTTGCAGAACCAACCTTGCCCCCAACACCGCCATGCGAGGCTTCGGCGCTCCGCAAGCGATGTTTGCTTTGGAGGCGGCGATCATGAAGGCCGCTGTAACCCTGAACGTTTCACCGATGGAAATACAGGGGAAAAACCTTTTACGGGAAGGCAATCGCTTCCCTTATGATCAGATCGCCGAAAATTGCAACGCCGGCAAGTGCTGGGACACCGCTTATAAAAAGTTTGCGGTCGAAAAGCTCAAAAAAGAAATCAAGGAATTCAACAAAAAAAACGCGCACAACAAAAAAGGACTTTCCATGTTCCCGCTCTGTTTCGGCATCTCATTTACCAATACCAGCCTCAATCAGGGACGCTCGCTCGTCCATATTTACACCGACGGCTCGGTCAGCATCACCACCGGCGTGGTGGAAATGGGCCAGGGCGTAAACACCAAAATTCTCCAGGCCGCGGCAAAAACGCTCTCGATTTCTCCGCGGCGCTTTACCATTCACAGCACCAACACGACCCGGATCGCCAACGCCTCGCCTACGGCTGCCAGCAGCGGCGCCGACCTGAATGGCAAAGCGACGATCCTGGCCTGCGAGGCATTGGCCGCCAGATTGAAAGGCGTCGCTTGTCGGGAATTAAAGGGCCGGAACCCGGATAAAATCGAGATCAAGGATGAAATTGTTTTTCACAAAGGAAAAAAGACCTCCCTAACATGGGGAAAACTTGTTTTGCTTGCCGATAAAGCCAGGGTCCCGCTTTCGGAACACGCCCACTACGCCACGCCGAAGATCCATTTCAACAAATCCACCGAAAAAGGCCATCCCTTTGCCTACCATGTCTATGGCACGGCCGTGACCGTCGTAACCGTCGATTGTTTGCGCGGCACGTACGAAATCGATCTGGTCAAGTGCGTCCATGATTTTGGCTCCAGCATCAATCTCAACATCGATATCGGGCAAGCGGAAGGCGCCATCGTGCAAGGGATAGGCCTGATGACCATTGAAGAATTGCTAGTTGATCAGAAGGGAAAGCACATTTACGATACGCTTTCCAGTTATAAAATTCCCGATATCTACTTCGCGCCCAAAAATGTTGAAGTAGTGCCGCTCGCTACCAAGCCAGATGAATTGGCGCTTTTAGGTTCCAAGGCGGTCGGCGAGCCGCCGCTGATGTACGGTATCGGCTCTTTTTTTGCCATTCTCATGGCCATGCGCGAGTTCAATCCCAAAATGAAGCTGCAGTTCTGGGCGCCGCTGACTCATCAAAAATGCCTGCTGTCGCTTTATGAAAATTATGGAGATTTGCTAAAATAACCTGATTGGACATCATCGGCCCTGGCGACGAGGTCGGCGCTCACGCCCCGAACGAGAAGATCCCCCTATTCCCCCTGGCGGCGGCCCAGGTAATCCATGATGATGTCGGCCATCAGCTCGACGCCGAGGGCGATGCCGGCCTCGTCGGCCATGAAGGTGGGCGAGTGCACCGCGGTCTTTTCCAGGTTCGCCGGCACGACGCCCAGGTTGAGCATCACCGAAGGCGCGACCTGCGTGAAATAGGCAAAGTCCTCGCCGCCCATCTCGGGCAGCTGCTCGACCAGCGCTTCGGGCCCGCCCAGGACGCGCGCCGCCGTAGGCAGGATTTCCGCGAGCAGCTTGGGGTCGTTGTAGCGCGATGGGATGCCGAACTGGTAGTCCAGGTCGTAGGCGGCGCCGGCCTCGGCGCAGGCGCCGGCGACCAGGCGGCCGACCTTTTCCTTGAGCAGCTGGCGCTGGTCCTCGCCGTAGTTGCGCACCGTGGCCGCCAGCTCGGCGGTCTGGGGAATGACGTTCTCGGCCGTGCCGGCATGGAATTTGCCCACGGTGATCACGGCATTGCGGCTGACGTCGATCTCGCGGGCCAGCATGATCTGGAGGTCGAGGACGATGCTCGCTCCGACCACGATGGGGTCGACGCACAGCCAGGGGTTGGCGCCGTGGCAACCCTCGGACCTGATGACCAGCGTGAAGCCGTCGACATTGGCCGAGGAAAAGCCCGAGGTGTAGCCGACCTTGCCGACCTTGAGGCTGTCGTCCACGTGAAAGGCGAAGCAGGCCTCGGGCTTGAGGTCCTTGAACACGCCATCCTCGATCATGCGCCGGGCGCCGTCGCCGTACTCCTCGGCGGGCTGGGCGACGAAGAGGACTGTGCCGGCCAGTTCATCCTTCAGGGCGGCGAGGACCCTGGCCACGCCCAGCAGCACCGTGGTGTGGATATCGTGGCCGCAGGCATGCATCAGCCCGCACTCGCGGCCGTCCAGGACCGCGCGCGCTTTGGAAGCGAAGCTCAAGCCCGTCTCCTCGCTGATGGGCAATCCGTCCATGTCGCCGCGCATGGCCACGACCGGGCCGGGCTTGCCGCCCTTGAGGATCCCCAGCACGCCGGTGACGGCGAAGCCGGTTTTAACCTCGAAGCCCAGCTTGCGCAGGTAGGCGGCGACCAGGGCCGAGGTGCGCTTCTCCTGCAGCCCCAGCTCGGGATGGGCGTGCAGGTCGCGGCGCATGGCGATGAGCTCGGGTTCGATCTGTTTGGCCAGGGCCCGTATTTTTTCATCGGCGGCGGCACCCGGCAGCCGCACGGCGGCGGCCAGGGCCAGTACGATCAGCAATCCGGCGGCAAGATGTTTTTTCATCGCGACCTCCTGCAATGGCCGGGCGGTCGCCCTGCCATTGGAGAAATTGTAGGGAGAAAAAGCGTGAATTACAATACGTCCGCTCCGTTAAGGAAAAGAAATAGCCCGGTGGGGGCGTTTTTACAAAGACATCCTCCATTATGTTTCCTAGAGGCATCGAGTCCCGAGTTCCTCCGATCC from Candidatus Aminicenantes bacterium includes the following:
- a CDS encoding molybdopterin-dependent oxidoreductase; this encodes MKNIDSRSHVRGESIYVNDIPVQEDTLFGVVLGSPVAHGKVHGIDFSQALKMEGVEAVISAKDITGENQIGSIIQDEELFADKEVHFIGMPVALVCAKTEAIARKALAKIKVDIEELRPILTAREAHAEKKFISPSRTFKIGNTDATWKKCAHIIDGQAEMGGQEHVYLETQGAYAYMLENGAIKIHSSTQATKYVQVGAARVLGIPMHKIEVDTNRIGGGFGGKEDQATPWAAMTALAAYTLKKPVKLILERADDFTMTGKRHPYSFDFKLGLSKDLKILCYQVEGFQNAGAAADVSPAVMERTLFHGSGSYHIPNAKITCHSCRTNLAPNTAMRGFGAPQAMFALEAAIMKAAVTLNVSPMEIQGKNLLREGNRFPYDQIAENCNAGKCWDTAYKKFAVEKLKKEIKEFNKKNAHNKKGLSMFPLCFGISFTNTSLNQGRSLVHIYTDGSVSITTGVVEMGQGVNTKILQAAAKTLSISPRRFTIHSTNTTRIANASPTAASSGADLNGKATILACEALAARLKGVACRELKGRNPDKIEIKDEIVFHKGKKTSLTWGKLVLLADKARVPLSEHAHYATPKIHFNKSTEKGHPFAYHVYGTAVTVVTVDCLRGTYEIDLVKCVHDFGSSINLNIDIGQAEGAIVQGIGLMTIEELLVDQKGKHIYDTLSSYKIPDIYFAPKNVEVVPLATKPDELALLGSKAVGEPPLMYGIGSFFAILMAMREFNPKMKLQFWAPLTHQKCLLSLYENYGDLLK
- a CDS encoding amidohydrolase, which encodes MKKHLAAGLLIVLALAAAVRLPGAAADEKIRALAKQIEPELIAMRRDLHAHPELGLQEKRTSALVAAYLRKLGFEVKTGFAVTGVLGILKGGKPGPVVAMRGDMDGLPISEETGLSFASKARAVLDGRECGLMHACGHDIHTTVLLGVARVLAALKDELAGTVLFVAQPAEEYGDGARRMIEDGVFKDLKPEACFAFHVDDSLKVGKVGYTSGFSSANVDGFTLVIRSEGCHGANPWLCVDPIVVGASIVLDLQIMLAREIDVSRNAVITVGKFHAGTAENVIPQTAELAATVRNYGEDQRQLLKEKVGRLVAGACAEAGAAYDLDYQFGIPSRYNDPKLLAEILPTAARVLGGPEALVEQLPEMGGEDFAYFTQVAPSVMLNLGVVPANLEKTAVHSPTFMADEAGIALGVELMADIIMDYLGRRQGE